A window from Hypanus sabinus isolate sHypSab1 unplaced genomic scaffold, sHypSab1.hap1 scaffold_276, whole genome shotgun sequence encodes these proteins:
- the LOC132388181 gene encoding zinc finger protein 239-like, whose protein sequence is MAHQRVHTGQRLFACSDCGKGFTCSSTLKAHQRVHTGVWLFTCSECGKGFSQSSDLQKHQRVHTGERPFICSDCGKGFSHSSTLHRHQRVHTGERPFTCSDCGKGFSHSSTLQRHQRVHTG, encoded by the coding sequence atggctcaccagcgagttcacaccgggcagCGGCTGttcgcctgctcagactgtgggaagggattcacttgctcatccacaCTGAAGGCACACCAGCGAGTACACACAGGGGtgtggctgttcacctgctcagaatgtgggaagggattcagtcagtcatctgatctacaaaaacaccagcgagttcacactggggagaggccgttcatctgctcggactgtgggaagggattcagtcattcatccaccctacaccgtcaccaacgagttcacactggggagaggccattcacctgctcagattgtgggaaaggattcagtcattcatccaccttacagagacaccagcgagttcacactgggtag